The Candidatus Bathyarchaeota archaeon genome includes a window with the following:
- a CDS encoding alpha/beta fold hydrolase, which translates to MRERHYRLERLTFKSKRQKLLGVIWYPADAERPPAVLILHGFPGIEKNYDLAYSLCQMKIASMIFHYRGCWGSGGRYSFLGCFEDAMIAMEELISRKDILGDNVAVVGHSFGGMVAIYLSAHIKGVKATVAMSPLANIRENVSIQRRKMILRGGVPFVKALSLGRAMTEFETIEKTRDPITYVDKLSPSPLLLIHGSDDEIVPVKCSVDLYKDALEPKYLLIVRGTDHIFSGRRRYVVNRVANWIQSKIS; encoded by the coding sequence TTGAGAGAACGACACTACAGACTTGAGAGGCTTACATTCAAGAGTAAGAGACAGAAACTACTCGGCGTCATTTGGTATCCCGCGGATGCTGAGAGGCCCCCGGCAGTCCTGATATTGCATGGATTTCCAGGGATAGAGAAGAACTACGACCTCGCATATTCTCTTTGTCAGATGAAGATTGCTAGCATGATATTTCATTATAGAGGATGTTGGGGGAGCGGAGGAAGATATAGTTTCCTAGGTTGCTTCGAAGATGCGATGATTGCTATGGAAGAACTGATCAGTCGTAAAGATATACTTGGGGACAATGTCGCAGTCGTAGGCCATAGTTTCGGTGGGATGGTGGCAATCTACCTATCAGCCCACATTAAAGGGGTCAAGGCCACAGTTGCCATGTCTCCACTGGCAAACATAAGAGAGAATGTGTCTATTCAAAGGAGGAAGATGATATTGAGAGGAGGCGTTCCTTTCGTTAAAGCTCTCTCCTTGGGACGTGCAATGACCGAGTTTGAGACAATAGAAAAAACTCGCGATCCCATAACATATGTTGATAAGCTCTCACCGTCGCCGTTGCTTCTGATTCATGGAAGCGACGACGAAATAGTCCCTGTGAAATGTTCTGTTGACCTTTATAAGGATGCTCTGGAACCTAAGTATTTGTTGATAGTGAGAGGTACCGACCACATATTTTCTGGAAGGAGAAGATACGTTGTCAATAGAGTAGCGAATTGGATCCAATCAAAGATCTCATAA